CCGCGATCGTTCAGCAAACCTGCCGCAAGCGGGTTGAAAAAAGTTCCTCGATATGGCTCGGAGAATAATCGCAGCACATCTTCTACGACGACCAGGAGCGACGGAAATCGAAGTAGCGATCGAGCCAGGTTCGCTGTCTGGGGGTGAATCGCTGATGCTGCCAGGCGTGGGACAGGCGATCGAGCAGTTCGGCAAAGGTGGCAGAGGGAATCGGGAGACGCGCCAGATCCGCCATCTTCAGGCGTTGCTGAATTGCCAGGGTAAGAACGCTAATCCATTCACTTGCCTGGGGAGCGACGATCGTGCCGCCCAGAATCCTCCCGTCCTTTCGCAGAATCAACCGACAAAAACCGCTGATTTCTTCCACATAGGCTCTGGCGATCGTTTGCGTGGAAGCACTGATCACCCGCACGGCATCGCCGTAGTTTTTTCTGGCGGATGTTTCATCCATGCCCACCTGGGCAATTTGGGGGTCGGTCATGAGTGTCCAGGGCACCAGGCGCGACTGGATCGATCGGGGCGGCAGGAACAGCGCATTGTGCAGGATCAGATCGGCTTCGGAGCGGGAAAGCTGGGGCAGCGTAAATCCCCCCAACGTTTCACCACAGGCATAAACCCGCGAACAGGTAGTTTGCAGCTTGCGGTTCACCTTCACCCCGTCCAACGTCCACCGCACCCCGATCTCGTCCAGATTCAGCGAAGCCAGATTGGGTTGCCGTGGGGTTGCTAGCAGGAGTAAATCTGCCTCCAGTCGGTAGGCTCTTCCGTTGCCATCCTTCCCATAAAGTCGAATACCTGAATCATTTGCCCCACCGATCGCTTCAATTCGCTCAACTTCGATACCGACAAAGAGTTCAACCCCCTCCGCCTCAAGCTGTGCCTGGAGCAGTCGCGCCGCCGGATCAAACTGGGGCAAAAATCGTGCCTGAATCAGCGTCACCCGGATTCCTAAGCGCCGTAGCGTTTGAGCCAGTTCGATCGCCTGCGGATCATCCCCCAGAATCGCGATCCGTTCCGGCAGCGTTTTTCCCTGAAACTGCGCCAAATCATCCAGCGGCAAAATGGTCGCCTCTGCCATGCCGGGAATGAGCGGCACTTCAGGAACACTGGGCACCGCCAGCACATAAGCCCGCGATCGCAGCGATCGTCCGTTGATCTGAAAACCCAGACGGGGAGACTGCTGAAACTCTCCCTGCCCCACCATCACATCCACTCCGGCTGCGGCAAGCTGTTCGAGGGACTGCTGTTGTTGAGCCATCACCGCTTCGCTAATCAGGGGCGCAGTTTGGGCAGCAAAGCTCAGCAGTTCGGTCGCCGAGGGAACCGACCGAGCAAGCGATTTGGACTCTGGGATGATCTCTGAGATAGGCGTTGAGATGGACACTGAGGGCGGTCGCGGTATTTGCTCCGTGCGGTAAATTGCGTTCACCCAATGATTCAGCAGCATCCGAAAATGGTCTGTTTCCCGTGGCGGGTGCGGTTCGACCAGAGCCACCTGTGCCTGAAAGCGGCAGGCTTGGGCAGCGATCGATCGGGCAAGAGCTGTACCGCCCAAAATCACAAGGTCATATTCTACAGCCATGAATCTACAGCCATGAATCTACAGCCACGAGCAGTTAAGAAGCATCAGACAGGGCATTCACATCAGGCGGCACCTCCACCAGGGCATCCAGCAATCGCTGATTCTCGGATTCGGTGCGAACCGCTACCCGGAAATATCGATCGCCCAACTCAGGAAAGCTGTTGCAGTCGCGAATCAGGATTTTGTGCCGTTGCAGCAAAGTTTTCTGGAGTTCGATCGTCGATCCTCGAAAGTGAACCAGCAGATAGTTTGCCGCACCCGGTAGGGGAGAAAGACCGGGCAGAGCCGCCAATCCTGCGTAAAGCTGATTCCTCGCAGGAGGCAACCAGTTCAGGGTTTTCTGCTGAAACGCGACATCCTTTACGACCGCCTCTGCTGCTGCCGCCGCCAAGGTATTCACCGACCACGGATCGCGCCACTGCTGCCACCGTTGCAGACGATCGGGATGGGCAATGGCATAGCCAAACCGCAATCCGGGAAAGCTATAGAACTTGGTGAGCGATCGCAGAATCACCAGATTAGGAAACTCCGTAACGCGATCGATTAAACTCTGCTGCTCGTCCTCTGGCAGAAAATCCATAAACGCTTCGTCAATGACCACCAGCGCATATTGCTCCAGCAGGGGCAAAAGGGATTGTCGAGGGAAGAGTTTTCCGGTGGGGTTGTGGGGGTTGTTGAGGAGGAGACCTGTGGGGAGTGGATGGGTGGATGGGTGGATGGGTAGGAGAGTGGAGAGTGGGGAGTGGGGAGTGGGGAGCAGGGAATCGCTTAAGGCTCTATCAAGCCCTATCTCAGTCGAGCCAATTGATCGATCGTCCTTATCCGTGAGCGGTAGGGGGCAGGGGATGATGTTGGCGTTGAATGCCTTGAGGGCGCGCAGGTAGTCGCCAAAGGCGGGGGTGAGGAGATGGGTGGCGTTGAGGTCGGCAAGTTCGCGGCTTGCCCAGGTGAGGAGTTCGGCGGAGCCATTGCCGGGGAGAATCCAGTCGGGGGATAGGTCGTGAAGTTGGGCGAGGGTTTGCTTGAGGTGGATATAGCCGGGGTCGGGGTAGTGGCGCAGGTCGTTGAGGCTGGACTGAATCGCGGCGATCGCCGACGGGGGTGGACCCAGCGGATTAATGCTGGCAGAGAAATCCAGAATGTCAAAAGGGGAACAGCCTGCCAGGGTTGCTGCCCAGGTTAAGTTCCCCCCATGTCCGGGTGTCCGGCGTGATGGCTGCACAGTTGGTTACTTGCCCACCATTTCCTTAAACAGTTTACCCGCAGAGAATGCCGGGACTTTGGTTGCCGGGATTTGCATCGCTTCTCCCGTTTTAGGATTACGACCTTCCCGCTCTTTGCGCTCACGTGGCTCGAAGGAGCCGAAGCCGACTAGCGTGACTTTATCGCCACTCGAAACTGCTTCCATGATGGAGTCGATCGCAGCCGTCAAAACTGCATCAGCTTGCTTTTTGGTGACGTTTGCTTTTTCTGCAACCTTGTCCACTAGTTCGCCTTTGTTCATAGTGATCTCCTTGGAATGATAATCAGCGAGGTTAATGATTAGACCTTTACGAATTAGTTTTAGTGATCTAGCTCGTTGATCTAATCGATGGAATTCGAGCAGGCAATCAGACGGCGATCGCTGAAACCCTTGTTAACTCGAATTTTCAATGCCTTATTCTAAATGCAAGATCCCCCATATGGATCGGTAAAACCTTTAATTTATGTAGATTTGAAGCACTTTTTAAGAAATTTCTGGCGATCGGCGGGGTTATGACAGCAAAAAGCTGAAAAACTGTGTACAAATACTCATCAAAATCAGGAAGCGCCAGCACAAATCATCTTGTTAAGCGATCGGGGTTAACGGTTAGGGGGAAGAAAGCGTGAATGAGTTTGAGGACAATTCGAGGAAATAAAATCCTGAGCAAATGAAACCTGAGGCAATAAAAAATCGCGAGTTGATCTACTGGGAGAGTAAACCGACTCGCGATCGCGAAAGCAAGGAGTTATTCAGTAAGCTATAGACCCTAAGGAACCTGAATGCCCTGGCGGCGCAGAATTTCCTGAGCATCCGGGCTAGGCGTATAGCGGTAGCCAAAGGTCGAGAAATCCGAATCATCCAGCACACGCGGAGTCAGCAGCACAATTACTTCCTGGCGGGTGTTGTTGCGGTTCGTGCTTCTAAAGAGAGCGCCCAGAATCGGAATGTCTCCCAGAATCGGCACCTTGGAAACGGTCGTGCGATCGGTTTCCTGGATAATTCCAGAGAGGATCAGGGTTTGTCCGTCTCGAATTCGTACCTGTCCAGAGTTTAGCTGGCGCACGGATAGCAGTGTCACCTGACCGTTGCCCGTGTCTACGGTATCGATCGGTGCTGAAACGGTGGGGTTAATGGCGAGTGTGACGAAACCATTATCATCAATGCGGCTGACGTTGACCTGAAGCTGAAGCCCTGCCACCGCCTTAACTACTTCCGTTTCCTGCCGAGTGCCGCTCGGCGTATCCACGAAGGTAATGTTGGTTTCTGAAATAACCTCCTGCCCCACATTCACCGTGGCTTGCTGTCCTTCCTGAATCACCAGCGTCGGATCGGTCAGAATCTTGGCATTACCGCTGACGACCTGGGCTTGCAGGCTTGCCAGGAATCTCGTCGGATAGCGGAAGAAGGAGGGTAAGCCAGCTTCAGCCGTTCCCACATCGCCCTGAGTGACGCTAACCGTGCCATCGGTGGCGATCGTAATCACGTTATCCGTTGCCAGATCCACATCGGTAATTCCGGTTCTAAAGGGATTGCCGGAAACACCCGCGATCGATCGCAGGAATTCTCTGGCGCCCGCATTTGCCAGCCGACGAATGGAACCGTTGCGCTCATCAATTACGAGCGTCCCTGGCTCGGTTCCCGGAATCCGCACACCAGGCTGACCCACATCAAAAAAGGTGTTGCCGCCTGCAAAGGGGTTGGCGATCGCGGGAGGACTCACAACACTACCATTTGTAGTGGTTGCGTTGGGTGGGTTAAATCCGCCGTAGTTCACCACAGCATTGCCGCCATCGCTCAGGACAAAGGTATCGCCGACACCAAACGAGAAGCTCGTACTGAAGTTATCCTGTGCCGCCAAGTTAACATCGACGACTTTGATATTCACCGCCACCTGACGCTGACGCAGATCCAGCTGGGATAGCAACGATGCGGCAATCTGAACCTGCTGCGGCGTACCTACCAGCGTTACTGCCTGAAGCCGTTCATCCGTCAGTACCGATAAGCCTCTCAGCAACAGTGGACCTGCGCCCGCCGTTGCCGCTAAAGGAATAATCTGAGTCGTCGTATTGTTAGTGACGATCTGGTTTGCGCCCTCACCCTGCACTGTCCGAGTCGTTGTTTCAACCACCCGCTGCGTTTCTGCCCCCTGGGCACTGAGGAAAGACGCAGCCGCTGCCGCTGTCACCTGGTTCAGACGAAGCGTGCGAATCACGTTATCGCGGGCAGATGCCGGAAGGAGCGTTCCCACAAAAATCGTTCTGCCGCTGCGATTGGCTTGAAGTCCCGCAACCCGCAGCACGTAGTTAAACACATTCTGGACTGGCTCATTCTCAATGTCTAAAGAGATTCGCACATCCTGCGGAGCCTGTCCCGGTTGCCCCTGGGGTGCTTGCCCTTGAGCAGCATCCGCCTGTCCTTGAGCCGCCTGATCCAGATATGCGACGTTTAAGCCTGCTGCCCTTGCTAGCAGCGACAGCACTTCTCGCGCCGGAGCATCTCGCAGGACCAGACGGGGCACAATTTCCGACGTTCCCAGATTAATCTCTGAGGGCGACGCATCTGTACTGGAAACGGAAATATCGCCCAATGGCGGTGCAACGGCTCTGGGCAGCAATGGCGGCGCAGCCTCGCGGGTCGGACGCACCACAGGCACACCATTGATCGTCACCCCCGGATTAGGCAGCAGCACATCGGGAGCCGGAGCATTGGGAGGAGGAACCGCCGGAGCGGAAGGGGTGGGGGAGGCTTGAGCCACTTGGGGCGCAGGAACCGGAATGTTGGTCGCCGTTGAACTGGGCGCAGCCGAATTACCGCCTGAAGCACTGCTGACGTTCAGCACAATGCCCTGCTGTCCCTGATTAATCTGTCCGCTAGGGGCAGCACTTCCGCCATTCACCGTCACTCGTACACTGTTGCCGTCTAGCTGAGCCACACTGACCGAACTAATGCCGGGAGCAGGATTATTCTGCACAAAGCCATTACTGTCCGGCAGGCTCAACTCCGTATTAATCAAATCTGCGATCAGGGCATTGCCGCGACTGACGGTAAACACCTGTGGACGCTCACCCCGACTGGTTTGCAGCACCACCTGCATTCCACGATCGGTTTGATTCACCTGTACATCCGTAATCTGGGTTGCCGCCGCCCGCGCAGGCTGAGCCGACATGCAGATCACTGCCGCCCCGGTCAGGAGGCTTCCCCCTAAAATTCCACCAAACTGATAATGCCGATTCACGATTCACTCCTCCAACGGGCAAGGGTCAACTCAAAACAAAACAAAACGGTCATGCCCTTCACACACTCAAACCAACAGATTCATCGAACTAACTCATCAAACCGCACTCAGGCGATCGCACACCCACAAGAAGCTACTGAGCCGGAGGAGCCGCTGGCGGAGTTGCTGCCGCTGCCCCAGGCGAATCAACGGGCTTTAGAGCCTCCAGCCGAAACGTCGTTGTCACACGGGTTTCCGGTTGCCCTGCGGGAACGACCTGCCCCTGGGGAGTCAGTACAATTCGCTGCGTACTCTGATCCAGAGTGGATTTCAGGTTGTTCACCACCAGCAGCGGCTGAAGTCGCTCGATGTTGCGAACAATCGACTGGGTTTGCGGAAAAGACCCCTGAATCTCCACATCGTAAACCCGTCGCTCCAACTGATTGTTCACGGCTGAACCCAGCGACCCATCCGTTACCGGACCCGATGCCGCAGGCACAAAATCAAACCGGGAAAGCCTTGCTCGCCTCTCCGGATCTTGAATTCCCGCATTCACCGACTGCACCCGTTCATTCACATCCAGCAGCAGGGTATCCAGGCTTTCTTCGGTGGCAAATAGCCCCAATACATCCGCCTGAAGCTGCTGAGCCGATCGCAGCCTTTCCCGTGCCTGAGTAATCTGCTGTTGAGCATCCCCCAGTCCGGCAAGCTCCTGTTCCTTAGCTGCAATCTCCGACTGAAGCTGCTGGTTGCGATCGAGAGTCGGCTGCACCAGATTCGACCAGAGCAAAAAGGCTCCGACTGCCCCTGCAACTGCCAGCGCAATGCCGCCAACCGTGGGCGTCAGGCTAACGCCAAACACTTTCGGATACGACGGTCCCTCCAGCTCACGTTCCCCGGTAGGAATAAAATCTCCGCCTACGGTCATGGTTTCAAAACTCCTCTATCCCGAAGTGCCTGAATTCTCGAAGCTAACCCCACAGACAGCGTTCGTTCCAGGTCGCGCAGCAGTTCCGATGCAGGCAAACTGGTTAGATCGCTCTCGATCGTGTACTCCACAACCTGGGGCAGCTGCACATCCACCTGACCTCCCTGGGGAGGCTGACCCTGACCCTGACCCGAAAACTCAACCCTTGTGCTGTTGTCTACCAACCGTGAACCCACCAGCCGCACATCCTGCCCATTGAGGAAAGGCGATCGCTGGAGCGTCAGCACAAAGTCATTAACATCGTTAAACGATCGCGCCTGTCCAGTAATGCGAACTCTGGGTACAGGGGCTGGGGGAGGAGGGGGAGCAGCCGCTTGGGCAGCGGGACTCGCTTCTGGGGCAGGGCTGGCACCGGGACTCGCTTCCGGACTGGGGCTGGCTGCGGGACTGGGGGCTGGGGCTGCGGCAACGGGGGCAGTCGGCTGAAGCTGCTCAATTTCTCGAATCTGCACATTGCCGGGAACCCGTGAGCGAATATCCTGCAACACGGCAGACCAGGGACGAATCTGATCAAACACGGTTGCAAGCGCCTGGTTTTGAGCTTCGATCGCCTGCACCTGCTGGTTAATGCTGTTAACTTCGCCCTGCTGAACTTTGAGCGCGGCAAGCTGATTATCGAGTTCCGCCGATCGCTGTGCCAGGGTGCGATTTTGACTCTGAAGCAGGAACCAGGCACCGCCCGTTAATGCCAGCAGCGCCAAACCCACCGCCGCCCCAATATAAATCGGACGCGGATCGTCTCGCACCACCGTTCGTTGCCGGACGCCTTTCGTACTCTGCCGCTCAGAGCGATCGTTGAGGAAATTAACATCAAGACTGTACATTTACCATGCCTCCCGTAAGCCCAAACCCAGAACAACGCCCAGCCCCACGCGCTGCATTGGCGGAATATCCTGCTCTACTTCCAGAGACAGGGCATTCACCGGATCAACCGCACTGGCTGGCAATCCAAGCCGCTGGGAGAAGAATTCATCAAGCTGCCCGATCGCCCCACCCGGACCCGCCAGAAGAAGCTGTGCCACTTCCATGTTTTCGCCCTGGTTGTGATAGAAGTCGATCGATCGACGCAGTTCGTCTGCCAGTTCGCCCAGCACCCGCAGCATCGAGGCAGTTCCCGGATTCATGCCGCCCTTGGTTGGCGGAACGGTGCCCATGCTATCCATTGGGACGATCGGAATGGTCATCCCCTGAAGCACATCGGTATTGCGGGAGGGAGGCAAGTTCATCGCTCGACTCAGTGCTGTTTGAACCTGGTAGGTACCGATCGGCACGGTGCGGGAAAACTGCGGCACCCCGTCCACCACAATCGAGATTTCGGTACTTTCAAACTCAATATCGACGATCGCAGCGGCTTCCTGAGGCGAAAACTGGCGCAATTGCTGTCGAATTGTGCGAATCAGCGAAAAGCTGCTGATCTCAAGCACATCGACAATCAATCCCGCCTGCCGAAAGGTTTCAATGTAGGAATCGGTGACTTCTTTACGGGTGGCAACCAGCAAAACCTGCACCTTTTCGATACCGTCCTCGTCCACAAAAAAGCCGAGTTTTTGATAATCGACGTCTGCTTCTTCACGGGGAAACGGCAGATAGAGTCCGGCTTCCTGGTTCAGCACCATCTCCCGCAATTCCTGATCGTCTAGCTCCGCCGGAACCGGAATAATGCGCGTGACCGTATCGCGACCGCTGGGAATTGCCGTTGCTACGTTTCTAACCTTGAGCTTGCTCTCTGCCAGCAGCGATTGAATGATTTCTGCCATCCCCGCCGAGTCGATGATTTGCCCCTCCTGGAACAAGCCCTCCGGCACTTCTGCGGAAGCCAGGGTCGTTAGCTGGAAGCCCTGACCCTTCTTCTTGAGCCGTGCGACATTGATGCGATCGGGCGTTAACTCTACCCCGATTCCTTTTGTTTTCTTAGCAAATAGACTTTTGAGGTTATTAACCACCGTTCCTACCCGTATCGCTGAGGTGAAGAAGAGCAGAAAGCAAATCGTCTGGTCTAAAGAACAAAGACAATATGAACTCAGGACGGTTTAAGCAGATGGTTAAACAACAGTCCGAGGAATGCATCGTTACAGACCCGATTTAGCCTCCATGAAGTCCCATGATGATAATCCAGGATACCCAATCTAAATCACTTTAGATCGACCTGTCATTCACAAAAGATGAATCGATGGGAAATAGATCCCCCAATCAAGAGCAAAATCTTGAAACTGGAAGACCCACACTGAATTTTAGGGACTCGAACGCTACTTATGAAGTTCTGAAAACTAGACCCGGTAATACCCAAATTCCGTCGTAATGCTACCTGGGCGATTTAATAAAGTTCCAAATCGCAGATTTTACGAACAGGACTTTGGCTCAACAATAGAGAACTTCTGGCGAGATGATAACTCAATTTCTGACAAGTGGAACGAAACCGAAGAAATTTTTCGCGATACTGCGTCCTTGGAGCGATCCGGCTTCAGGAAAACAGCTTCAGGAAAACAAGTCATGAATGCGATCGGGATGAATGCGATCGGTCACTGAAATTGTAGATTGATTAATAGGCTGTGCAAAAACTCCTGACAGCCGTCCTGTCTTTACTTTTCACGAGCTTTTTTGTGAGACTGTCTATGAACCCACCGAACTCCCCCTTTCCCTGGCAAACCTGGGGCACTCCGCTCCAGTCCTCTGCTCAACGCCTGCTGCTGTTGGGTTCGGGAGAACTGGGGCGAGAAGTGGCGCTCGAAGCGATGCGGCTGGGAATCGAAGTGATTGCGGTGGATGCCTATGCGAATGCTCCCGCAATGCAGATTGCCCATCGATCGCATGTGATTAATATGCTGGATGGCGAGCAGCTGCGCCAGATTATTGAGCAGGAACAGCCAGATTTAATTGTGCCGGAGGTCGAGGCGATCGCCACTGCTACTTTAATTGAGATGGAGCAGGCGGGCTGGCGCGTCATTCCCACCGCTAAGGCAACTTACCTGACCATGAACCGGGAAGGTATTCGACGACTGGCGGCAGAAGAACTGGGACTCCGCACGTCTCCCTACCGATTTGCCGAAACGGAAGCGGAATATCAGGAAGCGATCGCCGCCTTGGGACTGCCCTGCGTGGTGAAGCCCGTGATGAGTTCCTCCGGCAAGGGACAGAGTACGGTTCGCACAGAAGACGAGGTGATGCCTGCCTGGGATTACGCCCATGCGGGAGGACGGACAAAAAATGCGCGGGTGATTGTGGAAGGATTTATTCGCTTTCACACGGAGATTACCTTGCTGACGGTGAGGGCGATCGATGGCACCCACTTCTGTCCGCCGATCGGTCATGTGCAAATCAGCGGCGACTACCGGGAATCGTGGCAGCCCTGTCCGTTATCGGAGGCAACGCTGAAACAGTGTCAGGACATTGCTGCCAAAATTACGGAGGCATTGGGCGGCTACGGCATCTTTGGCGTAGAGCTGTTTATCGAAGGTGACTCCAGCAGCGAACAAACGGTTTACTTCAGCGAAGTCAGTCCTCGCCCCCACGATACCGGAATGGTAACGATGATCAGCCAGAACCTCTCGGAGTTTGAACTGCACGTGCGCGCCATTGCTGGACTGCCGATCGGCTCGATCGATCTAATCCAGCCCGGAGCCTCCGCTGTGATTCTGGCAGAAATCCCCAGCGAAAATCCCCAATTCACCGGAGTCCAGGACGCTCTGCAAGTCCCGACCAGCAAACTGCGCCTGTTTGGGAAGCCCCGCTGCTACAAAAATCGCCGCATGGGAGTCGCTTTGGCACTGGGAGAGACGATCGATCAGGCAAGGGAACGGGCAAAATCCTGCGCGGAAGCCGTAAAGGTCATCAACGGGGCTTAGTAGCAGTCTGAATTTTTGGATGCAGCCATTCCCTCCTCCCTCGCTCCAATGCTTCCTCGTTCCAATGCTCTGCGTTGGAATGCAATGAGGAGGCTCTGCCTCCAAATCAAATTAGTTTAGCGGCAGAGCCGCATCCGAGCCATATCCAGGCTGAGCTTGGACACCAGAAACGCCTGGATACTAGACGGAAGTGAAGGTCGTTTAAGCCGAAAGGGGAGACTCTTCTGAGCCAGCTTCCACAGCAGTCACATCCTTTACTGCCGCTACGATCGTCGCCTCGGGAAACTGAGCCGTCACCTGAGAAGCCACCGAGACGGGCAATATCGCATTCTCGACTCGACCGGGTGCAATCCAGCGACTTGCCTCTGTTAAAGCGTGGAACTTGCCGCACAGCAACAGCCGATCGCCTGCCTGCAAATCGCTCTCGCCGTGGGGGAAATTAATAAATTTGCCTTCGCGCCGAATTGCCTGCACCAGAACGCCAAACTGTTTGCGAATGTGAACGTCCGCCAGGGTTTTGCCCGCTACGGGACTGTCATCGGGCACCAGCAGCCATTGGCAGGAAGCATTTTCGGCGGGAATTGCTGCCTCGCCGCGTGCCAGTTCCGCCAGAGCCACTAATTCATTCGGTTCGCCCACTACCAGGAGACGATCGCCTTCCTCAATAATGGTCTGCGGTTCGGGATAGTCGATCTCTTCCCCATGCTTGCGGCGAATTGCCATCAGCGTCACACCCGTCAGGCGGCGCAGATTCGTTTCCTCCAGGGTCATTCCGGCAAGGGGCGATCCATCCGGCAATGTGACCCATTTGCTGTTCATATCTCTGGCTGCCACTTCCAGATCGTGGGAGACCTGGCTGGGCGATCGCTCTGGGCGCAAATCAAGATAATGGGAGCTGCGAATTTGCTGCACTTCCCGCTGGATAATCGGCAGGGGAATTCCCAGTCCGGTCAGCAGATGGCTGGAGAGTTCCAGGCTTGCCTCAAATTCCGGCTGCACCACTTCCTTCGCCCCAAGCTGATACAGCAGCTCAATATCCTTATCCTGGGTTGCCCGCACCACAATATCCAGATCGGGAGCCAGTTCCAACGATCTCTTAATCGTGAGTCGAATACTCATTGGGTCGGGGAGGGCGATCGCCAAACCCTTTGCCTGGGAAACGCCAGCCGCTTCTAAAACGTGCAGACTGGCAGCATTGCCGTAAACGTAGGGAATACCTTCCTCGCGCAACTGCTGAATCACCTGCTCCGACTGATCAATCACGACGACGGGCTGATCGTGGCTCTGCAAAAGCTGCAAGATATTCCGCCCCACGCCGCCATAACCGCAGATCACCAGATGCCCCTGCGTGGGAAGATTTTCCGGCACTTCCATCGGCTCTTCGCCGCCATCCAGCCACGCCTTCAGCCAGGGCACCGCATCCGCCCAGATGACAAGTTGAGGGACGAGCCGCAGCACAAAGGGCGTAATCACCAGCGTCACAGCAGTTGTGCCGAGGATCAGCAGATACACGCGACGGGAAACCAGCCCTAACACCTGCCCCTTACTCGCTAGCACGAAGGAAAATTCTCCAATCTGCGCCAGTCCCAATCCGACAATCAAAGACGTTTTCAGCGGGTAGCGGAAGGCGCGAACCAGGGGCGTCACGATCAGGAATTTGCCGATAAACACCAGCGTCACCAGTCCCAGAATCAGTTCCAGGTTGTTCCAGATGAACACCGGATCGATCAGCATCCCGATCGCCGCAAAGAACAAACTCGCGAAAATGTCCCGAATCGGCTCCACGTAGGTTAGCGTCTGGTCGGCGTATTCCACCTCGGAGATCATCAATCCGGCGATGAATGCCCCCATCTCAATAGACAGCCCCAGATACTCCGTCAGTAGCGCAATGCCCAGACAGAGAGCAACCACCCCCAGCAAAAAGAGTTCGCGGCTTTCGGTTTTTGCCAACAGACGCAGCAGCGGCGGAATCAGCCAGATCCCAGCAACGATCGCCCCACCTGCAATCAGAGCTGTCTTCAGCAGGGCAATCCCCACCGCCACGCCAATTTCTTCCGAGGGACGGTTCAACGCAGGCAGCACCGCCAGCATGAGACCCAGCGCCAAATCCTGCACGACGAGAATGCCTAACATCACCCGACCGTGAGCCGTTTCCGTTTCGCCCTTCTCCATCAGGCACTTCAGCACCACCGCCGTCGAAGACAGGGACAGAATCGCACCCAAAAAGACACCCTGTGTCGGAGACTCCACCCAGCCCACGCCGATCGCCACCAGCGTCGTCACCAGGATTGTGGATAGAATTTGCAGACCG
This is a stretch of genomic DNA from Leptolyngbya ohadii IS1. It encodes these proteins:
- the purT gene encoding formate-dependent phosphoribosylglycinamide formyltransferase — encoded protein: MNPPNSPFPWQTWGTPLQSSAQRLLLLGSGELGREVALEAMRLGIEVIAVDAYANAPAMQIAHRSHVINMLDGEQLRQIIEQEQPDLIVPEVEAIATATLIEMEQAGWRVIPTAKATYLTMNREGIRRLAAEELGLRTSPYRFAETEAEYQEAIAALGLPCVVKPVMSSSGKGQSTVRTEDEVMPAWDYAHAGGRTKNARVIVEGFIRFHTEITLLTVRAIDGTHFCPPIGHVQISGDYRESWQPCPLSEATLKQCQDIAAKITEALGGYGIFGVELFIEGDSSSEQTVYFSEVSPRPHDTGMVTMISQNLSEFELHVRAIAGLPIGSIDLIQPGASAVILAEIPSENPQFTGVQDALQVPTSKLRLFGKPRCYKNRRMGVALALGETIDQARERAKSCAEAVKVINGA
- a CDS encoding cation:proton antiporter, whose translation is MQEDFRLIVDLVVVFAAAAGGGLLAALLRQPVLLGYLLGGAIVGPAGLGLVKELVQVETLAQFGAAFLLFALGVEFSFSELKKVQGISLGGGGLQILSTILVTTLVAIGVGWVESPTQGVFLGAILSLSSTAVVLKCLMEKGETETAHGRVMLGILVVQDLALGLMLAVLPALNRPSEEIGVAVGIALLKTALIAGGAIVAGIWLIPPLLRLLAKTESRELFLLGVVALCLGIALLTEYLGLSIEMGAFIAGLMISEVEYADQTLTYVEPIRDIFASLFFAAIGMLIDPVFIWNNLELILGLVTLVFIGKFLIVTPLVRAFRYPLKTSLIVGLGLAQIGEFSFVLASKGQVLGLVSRRVYLLILGTTAVTLVITPFVLRLVPQLVIWADAVPWLKAWLDGGEEPMEVPENLPTQGHLVICGYGGVGRNILQLLQSHDQPVVVIDQSEQVIQQLREEGIPYVYGNAASLHVLEAAGVSQAKGLAIALPDPMSIRLTIKRSLELAPDLDIVVRATQDKDIELLYQLGAKEVVQPEFEASLELSSHLLTGLGIPLPIIQREVQQIRSSHYLDLRPERSPSQVSHDLEVAARDMNSKWVTLPDGSPLAGMTLEETNLRRLTGVTLMAIRRKHGEEIDYPEPQTIIEEGDRLLVVGEPNELVALAELARGEAAIPAENASCQWLLVPDDSPVAGKTLADVHIRKQFGVLVQAIRREGKFINFPHGESDLQAGDRLLLCGKFHALTEASRWIAPGRVENAILPVSVASQVTAQFPEATIVAAVKDVTAVEAGSEESPLSA
- the pilM gene encoding type IV pilus assembly protein PilM; its protein translation is MVNNLKSLFAKKTKGIGVELTPDRINVARLKKKGQGFQLTTLASAEVPEGLFQEGQIIDSAGMAEIIQSLLAESKLKVRNVATAIPSGRDTVTRIIPVPAELDDQELREMVLNQEAGLYLPFPREEADVDYQKLGFFVDEDGIEKVQVLLVATRKEVTDSYIETFRQAGLIVDVLEISSFSLIRTIRQQLRQFSPQEAAAIVDIEFESTEISIVVDGVPQFSRTVPIGTYQVQTALSRAMNLPPSRNTDVLQGMTIPIVPMDSMGTVPPTKGGMNPGTASMLRVLGELADELRRSIDFYHNQGENMEVAQLLLAGPGGAIGQLDEFFSQRLGLPASAVDPVNALSLEVEQDIPPMQRVGLGVVLGLGLREAW